Sequence from the Deltaproteobacteria bacterium genome:
GAGGCCTCGACGTCACGCGTATCCTCGGCTTCGAGCTGATGGTGTACCCGCGCTACGTCTTCCACCACAACGACTACCCGAACTGGATGTTCGGGCTCACCGGCTGGTGCGCCCTCCTCGGGGCACTCCTCGCCCTCGGGCGCGCCGTGCTCCGCCGGGCCGGTGGTGCGGAGTGGTTCGTCGTCCTGGCCTTCTTCGTGTTCGTCGCCCTTTTCGAGTTGATGCCGCACCGCCTGACGCTGCACGCCTACTGGTCCCATCCGCGGATCTTTCGCTACCTCGCCCAGGTCTCGCCGGCCCTGTATCTGAGCGGAGCATACCTCCTCGACCGGCTCTGGGCGCTCGGGCCGCGCCGCTCCCCGGTCGGGCTCGGAGCCGTCCTCTGCGTCGCGGTCGCGCTCTTCGGGCTCCAGCAGACGCCGCGCGTCGCGGAGCCGCTGTCCGACGCCAACCGCGACTGTCGCCACCTGATCGCGTTCCTGCGGGGGATCGCGACCGACAAGCCGACTCCCCTGTTCACCGACTCCTGGCGGGTTGCCCTGATCCAGGCCCAGTACCCCCGGCACTACAAGGCCTGGATGCTCCGCGGCGTGGGAGCGGACTCGAAGGACGAGAAGGTCCGCTTCCTCCGCTCCGTGCGGGAGGGGCTGGTGATCACCGGCGGCGCGACGCTGCCCTGGTACAGCGGCATCGACCTGATCGTGAGCCTCTCCCGGCTCGACTTCACCGTCCCGCCCAGCTGGACCCTGCTCCGCGAGTTCGACGGCAAGCTCACCAGCTGGCGGGTCGAGCCGCTGCGGGTGTGGTCGGTGAAGGGCGAGGATTCCGCCACGCCTGCGGTCCACGTCGACACGAGCCAGGAGCCGAAGGCGCTGTTCGCGGCGGGGATGGCGAGCTTCGATCGAGGCGACTGCCCCGGCGCACGGCCCTACTTCCAAGCGATCATCGACCGCTCCCCGCCGGCGGAGCTGGCCCCGGACGGCTGGTACTTCGACACCATCTGCAGGTTTCGCGACGGGGACTGGGAGGGGACGCTCGCCGGCTTCCAGGAGCTCGTG
This genomic interval carries:
- a CDS encoding tetratricopeptide repeat protein, encoding MSEHPARRSADPWWTLAWLGLVLAIPLRLAFFAGFGLGDDPNESFAVIGFAERLRLNPADFMHYRVINVVLRGLLYRVFSVNELAFVLPILAFALGTHAMSIVLARDLLGARGAFLTSLLFLVTPYETLASTANVPDYIHAFFGVACAWAAYRGYHRRSDRYMALAAVFLVLGLLNRLSMVLLVQTLGVATLCTLRQWRRWVALWAVFAVLVGLVCLADFFYSGLPYGWIANSSGGMGGLDVTRILGFELMVYPRYVFHHNDYPNWMFGLTGWCALLGALLALGRAVLRRAGGAEWFVVLAFFVFVALFELMPHRLTLHAYWSHPRIFRYLAQVSPALYLSGAYLLDRLWALGPRRSPVGLGAVLCVAVALFGLQQTPRVAEPLSDANRDCRHLIAFLRGIATDKPTPLFTDSWRVALIQAQYPRHYKAWMLRGVGADSKDEKVRFLRSVREGLVITGGATLPWYSGIDLIVSLSRLDFTVPPSWTLLREFDGKLTSWRVEPLRVWSVKGEDSATPAVHVDTSQEPKALFAAGMASFDRGDCPGARPYFQAIIDRSPPAELAPDGWYFDTICRFRDGDWEGTLAGFQELVRRFPGSIYVPGAYYHMGLAYAGLGDTARARQTFEYVREQFPRDETVSRMAAERLAEMPADREAGLLGRLWKRLWRR